The following proteins are encoded in a genomic region of Amphiura filiformis chromosome 11, Afil_fr2py, whole genome shotgun sequence:
- the LOC140164515 gene encoding squalene monooxygenase-like, with protein MLQFELTKENLTAFSGLLISATVFIAVVTYRYRQTEQEDEDEEEEKDFPKPQFNPSDPEVVIVGGGFAGSTLASVLGADGRRVVVIERDMTPPETYRGENMTQGGRLSFEALGLTHLLDTVRGTRCDGFVYNDETINVSAKCPVLTITGKMMRHGDLVRNLRKHAAGLDGVTYIEAVGKDLIKENGRVVGVTYKSKDSEEIKSIRAPLTVICDGFYSTFRKKFTSLSKPSELLGCIGLELRDVKCKEDKHWLQVFLGNPLAAYFVYSIGEDAFRILIEVDGQSPRDLMGFIRDTLAPTMPDHVKKPVLASLERRPPAIVRVKSSEGSLNGIPRGVLLVGDTLDVRDPISGSGMTAALRDIEFWRQALRDVDLADDAAMMKQRKKFKRERQSWSWAINTLSHVVSRFVINRDVGTCRMRQQFVRALKGIEESGSKEDMKGIMDILNTSNTDPATLRTVLESTRTDTIKHAFKSRSWTSLFSAVYEAIAIYFVFNKICGPAFKRFPRAA; from the exons ATGCTGCAGTTTGAACTGACTAAGGAGAATTTGACAGCTTTTAGCGGACTACTAATTAGTGCGACAGTATTCATTGCAGTAGTTACATATCGTTATCGGCAAACTGAACAGGAAGATGAG GATGAGGAAGAGGAGAAAGATTTCCCTAAGCCACAATTCAACCCATCTGACCCGGAAGTAGTAATCGTTGGCGGTGGGTTTGCCGGTTCCACGTTGGCCTCTGTTCTTGGTGCTGATGGCCGACGAGTCGTTGTAATAGAACGAGATATGACACCCCCTGAAACGTATAGAGGAGAGAACATGACACAAGGAGGAAGATTGTCCTTTGAAGCTCTAGGATTAACTC ACCTGTTAGATACAGTTCGTGGCACAAGGTGTGATGGATTCGTCTACAATGATGAAACGATTAACGTATCGGCTAAATGTCCTGTATTGACGATCACCGGAAAAATGATGAGACACGGAGACCTTGTTCGTAATCTGCGGAAACACGCTGCGGGTTTGGATGG TGTAACTTACATAGAAGCAGTTGGTAAGGATTTAATCAAAGAAAACGGACGTGTGGTTGGTGTAACTTACAAATCAAAAGATTCAGAGGAAATAAAG tCAATACGGGCTCCTCTGACGGTTATTTGCGACGGATTCTACTCAACATTTCGTAAAAAGTTTACGTCTCTTTCCAAGCCATCGGAACTATTAGGTTGTATAGGATTGGAACTTAGGGATGTCAAATGCAAGGAAGACAAACATTGGTTGCAAGTTTTCCTTGGCAATCCTCTGGCCGCCTATTTTGTTTATAGCATTGGAGAGGATGCCTTCCGCATATTGATTGAGGTAGATGGGCAGTCTCCAAGAGATCTGATGGGTTTTATACGAGATACACTAGCACCGACCATGCCAG ATCATGTCAAGAAGCCAGTACTAGCATCACTCGAAAGGCGCCCACCTGCAATTGTGCGTGTGAAAAGCTCTGAAGGCAGTTTGAATGGTATTCCTCGGGGCGTTCTTCTTGTTGGAGATACGCTGGACGTACGAGATCCTATCTCTGGTTCAGGAATGACTGCTGCATTACGGGACATTGAATTCTGGCGACAGGCTCTCCGTGATGTTGATTTAG CCGACGATGCAGCGATGATGAAGCAACGCAAGAAATTCAAACGCGAGCGTCAGTCCTGGTCTTGGGCCATCAACACCTTATCGCATGTCGTCTCTAGGTTCGTCATAAATAGAGATG TGGGTACATGCCGAATGCGCCAGCAGTTTGTCCGTGCTCTGAAGGGAATTGAAGAAAGTGGCAGCAAAGAAGACATGAAGGGAATAATGGACATCCTGAACAC gTCGAATACTGATCCTGCCACTTTACGCACTGTGTTGGAGTCTACACGAACAGATACCATCAAGCATGCGTTTAAATCCCGTTCATGGACTAGTCTCTTTTCAGCCGTATATGAAGCTATCGCCATCTATTTTGTGTTCAATAAGATATGTGGACCTGCTTTTAAGAGGTTTCCACGCGCCGCCTAG